The sequence atagtttagtaATTAAGTAATTATGTAGCTTGCTTAATGGTAACGACGATGTTATTGTGGAAGAGAGAGATTCGTGTGATTAGAGATTATTACAGAAATGGCAAcgcgctagtcgggcggtcggAATGGACCTAGCGCCTAAgaagaaaatcggagattaaacggggattaatcggagactagttttaggattatttattaaattagtaataaaataaaaatatataatattaaatatatgtataattccgtttatgttaaaataaaaatattaaataaaatataaaactatagtattgtttttaaaattatggtaaacacataaaacgtaatttttaaagaaaatttatgattttcataaaagttttgtacattagttattgtaaaacatcataaactcttaatttaaatgtctaaataacaaaaaaatactgatttatatttggctctaaaaataatcattatatacCAAATTATGCGGTTAGTAATCGGATTAGAcgggttataatcaaattagacatgTATAATTGGATAATTGATACTAGACatggattagtcattaatcgaagTGGAGAGTGTGGGCCTAGTGATTTTGCGGGATGTAATCGGTGCTAAgcggggatttttaaaacaggatTATATACCGTgaaataatatgatttattacACATTTTATACGGGACAAACTTTTGCAAATGGTACTGTTCAAGTGAGCGGCTTCTTCGccattgtaatttgtaaagtcaaaatttacaaatataagaAGAGCAATTGCAGCAGCATATTTTCACTGAACTAAGAAGCATCATATAGTCAAAGTATTTAAATTTTGACTATATGAGGCAATAGAAATTAGGATTCATTGTACATCATATAGtgaaagtattttttatttttaggctTTTATGCAAACAATTTACTATCCTATTATCTcgagaaataaaaaattaggaTTCATGGAATCAGGAGTGTGTACATAAAAGcctaaaagtgttttttttaaaacaaattgaaaatgtgtatatattctttttttttgagaaacatAAATTCTTGTTCATGTAAATTAGTGTATATATTCTTGTTCATGTAAattagtgtatatatttttgttcatgtAATTAGTTATAGATTTAAAAGTGAAAGCTCTAACTATAGATTTGACTACTGTTCATGTGAGAGTAGTAAATTGTAACTGCACTTCGTTCAGTATAACACAGAACTAAAAAGCCAATAtcatttgcataaaaaaaaatatcaattcatCCAATGTCATTTGCATAAAAAACTTAAAGACATACCAATTCATTTGGACTCGTGATCAATTGACATGCCTCGCCTGTAAATATAAGAATGAACAACCATCGGAGTATATAAAAAggataatgatatatatgttgGTAACCACACTATGCTTCTCTTTAGGTGTTTTCCTCTGTCCCTTCTCTACTTATAAAATTTTCTGTTCACTCTCATGATTCTTGGAAAAAATCAATGTAaggaattataaaaaaaaataataataaaaaaaaaaaatctttcaccaaagctttgattattttattgtCGCctgaattaaatttatatttttttttgtagtcacTTATATAACAACATGACACTTTACatctatattttcaaaatagttttttgttattaacaatAAACTAccttctctttatttatttttgggggatttttaaaaatactcatttttctatgttatttttttaaaataccttttCATGTTggccattttcaaaaataccccttttctatataaaatcactaaattctaaactctaaactcaaaatactaaaccctaaactcaaaatactaaaccctaacccctcaaaattatatcctaaatataaaatagagaactcaaacctgaaaaaaaattccaaaaattaatttaactgaTTGGAATTGTGTAAAagaaggtaaaaataaaaatattaaaaaaaagatgtatttttaacaaattctctttatttttttataatatactagctataaatcttaatatataataatttggtGGCTACatttttatatcaatatttttttttcccttaaaaTTTCTGGTTTTATTTCTCATAAAGTGGTACATATCTTAGATAACAGGGTGCCAAATAAACGACAACGACTTCCGGGGTGAACAAGCCCGGTACTAGAAACGAAAAAATACAGGGAGAACAAGAACAGATttaagagggagagagagaacgGAACCAAATCAAGAGAAGATCCTGAAGCTTCGGGTAGCGTGATCTCGCCAAGCAGATGTCACGAATCCTCCTGTCGAGCTGGTTGAAAAGGCCTTCTACTGGAGTGCGGGTACCTGTGAAGACACGAGCGTTTCGTTCATGCCAAAGGGTGTAAATGACCGTGTGTGCTACTATAAGCTTCAGAGTAGCCAATTTGTAATCATTTGAGGAATGTTGTAGCCAAAGAAGAAGTCTCTCCCAAGTGTTGAACCCCACGAAAGGAAGATTCATCTTAGAGAAACACCACCTCCAGAGGTCATAAGCGTACGGACAGCGCAAGAAGAGATGATCTCTcgtctcaaacaaaatatatttcacatAAGTAGCAGGAGTCATCCTCAATCAAACCCCAGTTCCTGAGTCTAGACAGAGTTAGAAGTCTATCTAGACAACAAAGCCACAAGATGAAAGCGTGCTTAGGGACACAACCTGTAAACCACACTTGCTTGTGCCAATTTACCTCCGGGGATGGAGGTTTGAGTAGATTCCAAGTTTCAGCAAAGCTAAAGCGGTCTTGGGGATCACCGTTAGGCCTAGCCCATAGATAGGTGTCCCTGACGCCATCGCTTAGTTCAATTTCTGCGAGGTGGCTTAGAAGAAGTTCTTCATTCTGATTTCGAGCTCCTCTAAAGATCCACTCGTGTCTTGATCGGGCCTTTGCCACCGTAGAGTCTAAAGGTAGACCAAGTCGAAGATGAGCAGCAGGCCCCAGGAATGTAAACAGATCTCCAAATGGAGTCCAtttgtcaaaccaaaaagaacaagacTTCCCATCTCCAATTTTGCATGAGAGGAACGTTTTTGCTGTGTCCCGGAGCTTAAGCAGCTGCTTCCACATAGAAGACCCCTGGTTTGAAGAGGAGAGTTTCCAAAAACACTTTCGTCTCAGCTTATGCTTCCTGCACCAAGCAACCCAAAGTGATCCCGAGACAGAGAACAACTGCCAAATTAGCTTCAGGCCAAAAATCTTGTTCCACACTCTTAAGTCCTTTAGTCCTAGACCTCCTTCTGCTTTTGGGGAACATACTAACCTCCAACTGACTTTTGCTTGTTTGGGGATGTCAGAAGCACCTGACCACAAGAATCTACGGCAAAGCTTCTCAATATCCTTAACACACTTAATCGGGAGGATAAAAGCCGCACACCAATATGCAGTGATATTCTGTATGACAGAAGTTAGCAATTGCAGTCTCCCTGCATAAGATAAATGCTTATTTTGCCAAGATTGCAGCTTCTTTCTTATCCTTTTAACCAAAGGCTCACAGTCTGATCTAGTGAGAGGGTTTGGGAGCAAGGGGAGTCCCAAGTACTTAACCGGAAGGGAACCAATCGAGAAACCGAAGTCCAAATTTGCTCTACGCTGATCCACCAAAGTGGAGCCAGCCAGGAACAGCTCTGTTTTGTTCTTATTCAAGACCAGACCTGAGATTTCAGAGAAGTAATCCAGTAGGTTGACAATTGCCTGCAAGGATGAGTATTCACCATCGTAAAATACCATGACATCATCAGCGAAGATCAAGTGAGTAACATTTGGATTTGTCGTCTTGGGATGGTACCCTATCTGTCCCAATTGAAACCGCAGATCTAAGAGCCGAGAGAAAATATCTATGCCAATAACAAATAGATAAGGAGAGAGGGGGTCTCCCTGCCTTAAGCCTTTCTTTCCTTTGAAGTAACCGCAAAGCTTTCCGTTCACTGAGATTGAAAATCTGGTTGTTTTAATGCATTGACTGATCCAGTGAACAAACCTGGTtgtttatatatcaatatttagTGTAACTAACACTACTTTCAAAATTACCTTCGAATAAAGATTTGAGTCTAGTATAAGAACAAACATAACCATCCTAGAGATTATATGTAAGTATATTGTACCGGAAGAAAAGGCTTTACAATTTCATAAGCATCGTCAAAGAGATGGATATAGAAGTGACCAAGTTTAGTGTATATGTGGTTGTTATTTCGCATATTTGAAACTTCGAGAGCTAATTTGTACACTATGGATATTATGAGGGGtcttttttataagataaaaacaCTTTAATTGTAGTCTCGTTTCTTCAAGCAAGAAGAGATCAAATCTTTTTCAGTGTCGTCGTCCTCACAGAACATCACTACTCTCTGTGGTTTTCTCAGTATCAAAGCATCATTCATTTTCCCGAGAAAAGTAATAATGAATTCGAACATTCCCTCACAATCGAAACATCAGAACCAGCTTAATAATATGCAACAATCTTTCTCCAATCTCCAATCCCAATGCTCCAGTTTACTCCACAACGTTTCGCAAAAGCTTAACCCAAATATCTTCTCTGCTCTCAACTCGTTCCGAGATCAAGCTAAGCAAGCTTTAGATTCCGGAATCTCTCGCTTCAATCCCGTTTCTCGCTCTGGTAACGCTCCCCTCTGGGCGAGAATTTCTGAGGGCGACGGCGGCGGTGGTGGGGCGAGGACTCAGGTGACGGCTCCGGTTCGCGGTAGTAGCGGGAAAGGGTTATCAGCTGATGCTATTGAGGAGAGATTAGCGGGAGTTCCTGTTTACGCGTTGAGCAATTCGAATGAggagtttgttttggtttcggGTACTTCTACTGGGAAGTCTCtaggtttgttgttttgtaaaGAGGAAGATGCGGACACGCTTCTTAGACAGATGAAGAGTATGGATCCTCGTATGAGGACAGAAGGTTCTAAAGTTGTAGCTCTTGCTCTTAGCAAggtaatttattaaaaaatcttttctttttgttttcatactTAGTCTCCTCTGACACTTTGATGTGTGGTGTTGTTGAAGGTGTTCCAGTTAAAAGTTAATGGTGTGGCATTTAGGTTGATTCCTGAGTCTACTCAAGTGAAAAATGCTCTCAAGGTTAGTTGGATTTTTCCATAGTCTCTGTATGTATTTATATTTGGATACTTCTAAAGATGCTGTTGAACATGATTGACTGTTATCATTCTTTAATGAGGAGCCTTTGTGTTAATTTCTAATAGTTAAGTCAGTTAGCTAGTGTGGTAATTGATTAGAAGGAAGTTGAGGCAGAAGGAGAGGGGATTCTGGATTCGTCTAAGCGTTTGTTTGGGGTTTAGGGGAGCTTTGGATGCTTTAGAATTCATCTTAGGGTTCTATCATTGGtgcttttgatttggtttgttctCAGTTGTCTTCTGTACCTTGATTTAGAGAGTGgataaataaagagagagttgttttctcttttattatcaGACTCTTCCTCTATATCACATAGCGTATGGGTAAATGTAAACCCTACTCCTAGACCATGGAGATGCAAGAGTTAGGACTTCAGGTGACTCTTTGGATTTTTGTGTCATGGCATTGGCATCCCTCTTCTGGCTAGGAAATtctatgttgtttgttgatattgATATTGACAACCTTTCCTGCGCCAACAAGTGGTTTTCTTTAGGAGTACACTAGGGTTTCTCTGCAGCATATAGGTCTTATGGATGTGATTCTTCCTAGATGTACCATTGTTTTTCTGAAAACAGACTGTAGCATTTGGTTAGACACAGTGAAAGTAAATTACATGTCTCTTCTATATGTGTATACAGGAAAGGAAAACAGCTGGTATCGATGATGATGACTTCCATGGTGTTCCTGTTTTCCAGGTAATGTGCAAAAAGAACCAATGCTTTTAGTGGTTGTGAACTTTGGGTTAGCATTTTCGTTTTTACTCTTATCTAGTTTGTCTATAATATAGTTTCTGAGACTATTATTCCGGCTGCATTTGCATATCATCTGTGGAAATCGCAAAAATTTGAGATGATTGCTTCCTTCAATGTTGAGACATGTTGTTCTCTTCTAACAATCTGACTTTGTGTTCTCTCAGTCAAAGAGCTTGATTTTACGAAGTGAAAACATGAGTTATCGCCCTGTTTTCTTCAGAAAGGTTAGTTAAACTTAaaattacaacttacaagacCCAGTTCACCTTTGTCCATACACTGGTTATATGGTCCGAAAGATTGAATCTTGGTTGAGTTTTGACAGGAGGATTTGGAAAAATCCCTAGTACGAGCGTCCAGCCAACAGAACCGACTCAACCCTGCTCTGAAACCAGGCGATATTCAGGTTTTCTTGTTATTTAACTTTAAACTCATATATCTTTGTCAATCCATGATTTTCTCATCTCATATTAAAATGCATGAATTTGTATTCCAAAGGTTGCAGTATTCGAAGATATTGTCAAGGAGATGAAGGTAAAAAATCTAAGAGAAAACACCACAGACGTTCAGTAGTAATGCATTTGACTTTAAGAATGATGGGTTTTGCTGAATCTGTTTCCCGGGGGTTTTGTATCGAAATTGCAGGAAAGCACAAGTTCAAGCTGGGACGACATTGTGTTTATACCGCCTGGTTTTGAGGTTTCAACTGAACAAACCCAGGAGTAGAGGAAATCCTTGGAGCGTCAACCCGAACCCAATCCTTCTTCATTTTCACATTCCTATCTCATCACTCAACAACGTGGATGAAGACAGAGAGTTAAGAGATAGGGTTGATGATGTTCCCCTCCATTAACATTCTTCTCAAAATTGTTGCTTCCTCTATGTCGTCCTATGATTTCTAGCCTCCTTATAAGTTTTTTCTAATGACATATTTCGCTTTGAATTCACTCTTATAGTACTAGAACAAAGTAAGAGTAGCAGCTGGTACTAATATTTACTGTCatgtttacatttatttttaagacGAAATTTTTAATCCACGGACGACATATTCCTATGAAGTGGACCTGGTTTTTGAGGTTCCAGCTGAGCAAACCCAAGAGGTGAAAAATCCGTGGAGCTTCTTGTTATTACATAATTTGATCTAATTCTATTTATAACATTCAAAACTCTTTTttgaatgaaaattaaattaaatatgcgaaaaaaaaaaattcatttttaaatatgagaaaaaatgAGAACTCTTGTTGAGATAATCAAAACTCTCTTTTGAAATGAAAGTTAATTTGATTGAAAACAGCTTATTCTACAAACCACATGTTTTCGCtgcaatcatttttttttaactttattttgaCACAtgcaaataaaattgaaaataaacatgtaaacatttttttttttttttgtgagatttaAACATGTAAACATTATCAAGAGGAAttcatccaaaaataaacatcagattcttttttatttcgttGACTTGGCCTCACCacatttcttttctatttttgattttagtttttcccctaatttaattaaaaaactaaattaagtgtgtttgtgtgtatcatgtatatatattgagaaaaaCAGCAACAAATATTTGCAAATAATACACACAAGACtgtttctccaaaaaaaaaggaaaaaaatacacACAAGCCTTCACTATAGTTTTGAATCAATGATGAGATATCTTGTTTCATCTatccttttatgttttcttatgTTCCTCGTTATGAACAATGTTAAAGGTAATATATTATTCTCGACTCTCGTTTagattttaaatacattttttacaAGCTAcgaaaacattaattaattagttcaaTCATACAAGATGGTTTGGaaaaaaaagcttcaatctttTCGTAATTGtttaactaaaacatcttattgtttttaattgattgataATAGGAATTGAGGCGAAACCAGCATGTCCATATGACTTGAGGAACCCTGGAAAATGTGGGGCTAACAAGATTCAGTTTTGTGTGGATGAGTTTAAAAAGACTAAACATTTTTCTAAGAATATTACTCAGAATATGACCCGTTGCCGGCCGTGTATATCATGAATGGATTGAATTAACTTCGTGAAGTTTCATCTTATAATAAGAAGTATATATAGAACagaaatataaatcaatatagGATTATAAAACTATtgattatatattgaaaagagTCATACATACTcaacttatttatatgattattagagAGAAATCCACACCATGCGTGGGACGATGATTAAAAATGTAATTgctaaaaataatgtaataataagtctttaattaaattgcattaaaaactaattgaaaaaaaaaaacaaaacaaacccacaaatttttttttttctaatccaCAAATTTAATGTCACTTACAAAAACTTAGACTTCTATATTAGAATTTTTGGATTAGCATTCATTTCCTCAATATCACTTTGGAATCCATCAAAAGAATACATAGTATTACAAATGTTGTTGATATTTCAGGAGAACCTTATACACATAAATCAAGAGTCAAGAACCTCGTCAAGAATATCATAACATAAATAAGCAAAGACTGCAAAGTAATTTTAAAGATGAAGACGTAGAGATTTTTTAAGAGCTACTCAATGAGTGACATGATTTTGTATATAGGcctaaaaaaattggaagaGAAAGACCACGATCACAATGCATTCAAGGAAGTCAATAAATAAATTGGCAAGGATCCAAGGCGGCGACAAAGTACATGCATACATCAACATATCCACATGCTGCAGCAAGACATCTTGGACCTCTGGTCTCATATGTTCATTGTCAACCAGTTGACAATGTTTATAAATGTATTTCAATAATTATTGTCAACCAAGTGTTGCCTTTTTTGGGACAAGAATtgaaataccatttttttttttgaaaaaaaatctgaaatacgTTGACATGTTCAATAAGAAATTTCTAAGTACCAGCCGGTAGCCGCAAGTAATTACTGGTTTTTTCtaccaacatttttttttacaaatatttttattaaaatttaatataaaaaactatttttagtgTGTATCAAGTATATATAACTATGagtttcaaataaaaagaaaattacttATTTCATCtaaaaaatactaaactttatgcattaaaaaaaaaggaacttttgattaaattttggaGTCATGAGGTGTGTTACTTCGTTCGTAGTTTTGCGTATTCACATGATCCTTGTTTTGAACAATGTTAAAGgttaactattaaaaaaaaaatagtcttgGTTGcttgaaaaatgaaaacagtaGAAGTGGAAGCACAAGCACCGTCTTGGTTTTCAAGTGCCTTCTCAGGTTTTTGGGTTTCAAAATTCTCGTCTTGTTCAACGTGTGACCATCCTTTCTAAGGATCTTTGGCGCATGTACGGAATCTAAACACCGCGTTTATTCTTTTGCAACGTCAACGGTAATGGTTATTAAAGTGGCTGATTACGTGATAGTGGTTGGTCATCCTTCACTTCGAGTGGTCTTACTTTGTGGGGCAACTCTTTATCCTCAGAACTTgttgtcctttttttttatcttgtcaCCTTTATGGTTCCAAGTCAAGCTTTAAAGCTTGTTTGATGTATGTCTTAAGTTTAttgtttgtagtttattttatccTCCTGTGTAAGTGTATCGGTGTATTTGGCTCCTCTTCAAAGAAATTTTGAAAACCTTTAACCTAATATAATGGAGtgtttgatggaaaaaaaaaagcaccgGTTCCTCTATGTAAATTAACCGGTTATGAAACTCTAGGAAAATGTCCCACTGACGGAAACACATTTTGTCACCGCGAAATTGATCAACGTAATGTAAAATGTAAGCGTTGTGACTGTCAAAACACCATATGGCGAAAGAAAGAACACCATCGCTGCACATGTTAT comes from Camelina sativa cultivar DH55 chromosome 19, Cs, whole genome shotgun sequence and encodes:
- the LOC104766293 gene encoding protein TIC 22-like, chloroplastic isoform X2, encoding MNSNIPSQSKHQNQLNNMQQSFSNLQSQCSSLLHNVSQKLNPNIFSALNSFRDQAKQALDSGISRFNPVSRSGNAPLWARISEGDGGGGGARTQVTAPVRGSSGKGLSADAIEERLAGVPVYALSNSNEEFVLVSGTSTGKSLGLLFCKEEDADTLLRQMKSMDPRMRTEGSKVVALALSKLKVNGVAFRLIPESTQVKNALKERKTAGIDDDDFHGVPVFQSKSLILRSENMSYRPVFFRKEDLEKSLVRASSQQNRLNPALKPGDIQVAVFEDIVKEMKESTSSSWDDIVFIPPGFEVSTEQTQE
- the LOC104766293 gene encoding protein TIC 22-like, chloroplastic isoform X1, with the protein product MNSNIPSQSKHQNQLNNMQQSFSNLQSQCSSLLHNVSQKLNPNIFSALNSFRDQAKQALDSGISRFNPVSRSGNAPLWARISEGDGGGGGARTQVTAPVRGSSGKGLSADAIEERLAGVPVYALSNSNEEFVLVSGTSTGKSLGLLFCKEEDADTLLRQMKSMDPRMRTEGSKVVALALSKVFQLKVNGVAFRLIPESTQVKNALKERKTAGIDDDDFHGVPVFQSKSLILRSENMSYRPVFFRKEDLEKSLVRASSQQNRLNPALKPGDIQVAVFEDIVKEMKESTSSSWDDIVFIPPGFEVSTEQTQE